A stretch of the Bdellovibrio sp. 22V genome encodes the following:
- a CDS encoding histidine kinase yields MSSENFRQLKPFFSILLIIATLFSIVFLQMEERRMGYSVLKLTREYKKVNEEKRSKEIALAKITRPQLLDTMAQQKFTLKKVQANQIIHLSGTMSEEVKADATKKDL; encoded by the coding sequence ATGAGCTCAGAGAACTTTAGGCAGCTAAAACCTTTCTTTAGTATTTTACTTATCATTGCGACTTTATTTTCCATCGTCTTCCTGCAAATGGAAGAACGCCGCATGGGTTACAGCGTCCTTAAGCTCACTCGTGAATACAAAAAAGTGAACGAAGAGAAACGCAGCAAGGAAATCGCTTTGGCGAAAATCACGCGCCCGCAGTTGCTGGATACGATGGCGCAGCAAAAATTCACGCTTAAAAAAGTTCAAGCCAATCAAATCATTCATTTGAGCGGCACGATGTCGGAAGAAGTGAAAGCAGACGCGACAAAAAAGGATCTGTAG